A genomic segment from Alkalilimnicola ehrlichii MLHE-1 encodes:
- a CDS encoding RibD family protein: MTPPLIPLHPPGNHDPIPLTNLYRDLPLPRGDDRLYVYGNFVTSLDGRIALGDGLPAQTVPGSIANRRDWRLFQELAARADILLSSGRYFRDLQAGRAQDILPLGTDYGDLVAWRQDQGLPGQPDVVVLSATLDFPLPELLFRQGRRVWVATVTGASPRARDRLERQGATVIDCGAGPRVDAARLTRHLAAEGYRRAYSVTGPWVMHELLRAGVLESLFLTHRLRIVAGADYATITEGPVLAPPADFDLVHLYLDREGDGRAGQLFARYDRRSGPGPVTSESRPG; the protein is encoded by the coding sequence ATGACGCCACCGCTGATCCCCCTGCACCCGCCGGGCAACCACGACCCCATCCCCCTGACCAACCTGTATCGCGACCTGCCGCTGCCGCGCGGGGACGACCGGCTCTACGTCTACGGCAACTTCGTCACCAGCCTGGACGGACGCATCGCCCTGGGCGACGGCTTGCCGGCGCAGACGGTACCGGGCAGCATCGCCAACCGGCGGGACTGGCGGCTGTTCCAGGAGCTGGCCGCGCGGGCGGACATCCTCCTCAGCAGCGGACGCTACTTCCGTGACCTGCAGGCGGGCCGGGCACAGGATATTCTTCCGCTCGGAACGGATTACGGCGACCTGGTTGCCTGGCGGCAGGACCAGGGCCTCCCCGGTCAACCGGACGTGGTGGTGTTGAGTGCGACCCTGGACTTCCCACTTCCCGAGTTGTTGTTCCGTCAGGGTCGGCGGGTCTGGGTGGCCACCGTCACCGGGGCCTCCCCCCGGGCCCGTGATCGCCTGGAACGCCAGGGCGCCACGGTGATCGACTGCGGTGCCGGCCCGCGGGTGGACGCGGCACGGCTAACCCGGCACCTGGCCGCCGAAGGCTACCGGCGGGCCTACTCAGTGACCGGACCGTGGGTCATGCACGAACTGCTGCGCGCCGGGGTCCTGGAGAGCCTGTTCCTGACCCACCGCCTGCGCATCGTCGCCGGTGCCGATTACGCCACCATCACCGAGGGCCCGGTGCTGGCCCCGCCCGCGGATTTCGACCTGGTGCACCTCTATCTGGACCGGGAGGGCGACGGCCGCGCCGGGCAGCTTTTCGCCCGCTACGACCGCCGCAGCGGCCCCGGCCCAGTCACTTCTGAATCCCGCCCCGGGTGA
- a CDS encoding uracil-DNA glycosylase yields MSCIAPFDLHCRRCPRLAAFLDQVAADHPAYHARPVPSFGDPAARLLVVGLAPGMHGANASGRPFTGDHAGILLYRTLHACGFANQPNGDHPEDGLVLHDCRITNAVRCLPPGNKPNRQEVRNCLPYLRYELSSLGPGGVVLALGRVAHEAVLLAEDERLSHHPFAHGAEHPLAGGRILLDSYHCSRYNTQTRRLTPAMFSAVFQHARHLLSRS; encoded by the coding sequence TTGAGCTGCATCGCGCCCTTTGACCTGCATTGCCGTCGCTGCCCGCGTCTGGCGGCGTTCCTGGACCAGGTGGCGGCGGATCATCCGGCTTATCACGCGCGCCCGGTACCCTCTTTCGGTGACCCGGCGGCGCGCCTGCTGGTGGTCGGCCTGGCTCCGGGGATGCACGGCGCCAACGCCAGCGGTCGGCCCTTCACCGGGGATCATGCCGGCATCCTGCTCTACCGTACCCTTCACGCGTGTGGCTTCGCCAATCAGCCCAATGGCGACCACCCGGAGGACGGGCTGGTGCTGCACGACTGCCGCATCACCAACGCCGTGCGCTGCCTGCCACCGGGCAACAAGCCCAACCGCCAGGAGGTGCGCAACTGCCTGCCCTACCTGCGATACGAGTTGTCGAGCCTGGGGCCGGGGGGCGTGGTGCTGGCGCTGGGGCGTGTGGCCCATGAGGCGGTGCTGCTGGCAGAGGACGAGCGCCTCAGCCACCATCCCTTCGCCCATGGCGCGGAGCACCCCCTCGCGGGCGGGCGCATCCTGTTGGACAGCTACCACTGCAGCCGGTACAACACCCAGACCCGGCGCCTGACCCCGGCAATGTTCTCCGCCGTTTTCCAGCACGCGCGCCATCTGCTCAGCCGCTCATGA